One part of the Thermodesulfovibrio sp. 3462-1 genome encodes these proteins:
- a CDS encoding glycosyltransferase family 4 protein, whose protein sequence is MKIILHTESSMGWGGQEIRILQEAKVMRGRGYRVLIAAEENSEILKRAKKEGFEVFAVKFSKYHPLSFLRIKALIEKEKVDIVNTHSSKDSWVTTIAAKLASNKPKIIRTRHLSTPIKNTALNRLIYNVLPDIIITTSEEIRKNMININKFNPNKIFSIPTGVNLEKFDPEKVKPIFNSKEFKVGTIGVLRSWKGHIYLLEAIPLILQYITNIKFYIVGDGPQKQNIENHIKKLNIEKWVIMLGHREDIPQILASLDVVVHPSYANEGVPQAILQAMAMKKCVIASDIIGIREVVINEKTGLLVPPKKPEEIAKEIIRVYKDPNLKKILGTEAQKFVKYKYSTDEMFRKIEEIYKKFPKNEFSNAI, encoded by the coding sequence ATGAAGATAATTTTACATACTGAGTCATCAATGGGTTGGGGAGGACAGGAAATTCGTATCCTTCAGGAAGCAAAAGTTATGAGAGGTAGAGGATATAGAGTTTTAATTGCTGCAGAAGAAAATAGTGAAATTTTAAAGAGAGCTAAAAAGGAAGGTTTTGAAGTATTTGCTGTTAAATTTTCAAAATATCATCCACTTTCTTTCTTAAGAATTAAGGCTTTGATAGAAAAAGAAAAGGTTGATATAGTTAATACCCATAGCTCCAAAGACAGCTGGGTTACTACAATTGCAGCAAAGTTAGCCTCTAATAAACCTAAAATAATTAGAACAAGACACTTATCAACTCCGATAAAAAATACTGCTCTAAATCGATTGATTTATAATGTCTTACCTGATATTATTATAACCACATCAGAAGAAATAAGAAAAAACATGATAAATATAAATAAATTCAATCCTAATAAAATTTTCTCAATCCCCACTGGAGTAAATTTAGAAAAGTTTGATCCTGAAAAAGTTAAACCAATATTTAATAGCAAAGAATTCAAGGTAGGAACAATAGGAGTTTTAAGAAGCTGGAAAGGACATATATATTTGTTAGAAGCTATTCCTTTAATATTACAATATATTACCAACATTAAATTTTATATCGTAGGAGACGGACCACAAAAACAAAACATTGAAAATCATATAAAAAAATTAAATATAGAAAAATGGGTTATTATGTTAGGACATAGAGAAGACATCCCTCAAATATTAGCTTCATTAGATGTAGTTGTTCATCCTTCCTATGCTAACGAGGGAGTTCCACAGGCTATCCTTCAAGCAATGGCAATGAAAAAATGTGTTATTGCTTCAGACATTATAGGTATTAGGGAAGTTGTGATTAATGAAAAAACAGGTTTACTTGTGCCTCCTAAAAAACCTGAAGAAATTGCAAAAGAAATTATACGTGTTTATAAGGACCCAAATTTAAAAAAAATATTAGGCACAGAAGCCCAAAAATTTGTAAAATATAAATATTCCACAGATGAAATGTTCAGAAAAATAGAAGAAATATATAAAAAATTCCCTAAAAATGAATTCTCGAACGCCATTTAG
- a CDS encoding DUF3782 domain-containing protein produces MTTTNLEEIKKIIKNELPTILKTDPSFRRYILQITKAYYPPKKKTEDRIEQLYQQLLQMQEKSDRKWEEWSKRWQQTQAEWNRKWEENEKRWEQTQAEWNRKWEEWSKRWEQTQAEWNRKWEENEKRWEQTQAEWNRKWEEWSKRWEQTQAEWNRKWEEWSKRWEQTQAEWNRKWEENEKRWEQTQAEWNRKWEENEKRWEENQRTINEILKRLEKIDKRHLYTIGALGARWGLYSEESFRNGLKAIIEESFGVEVIRYVDYDHEGEVFGRPDQIEIDLIVRNAELIACEIKSSMSKSDMYTLWRKKEFYEKKHQKKVDRVIVISPMVDPRAKPVAEKLGIEIYTHSDEFIEKEEKNIEDISS; encoded by the coding sequence ATGACAACAACTAATCTTGAAGAGATCAAAAAAATTATTAAAAATGAACTGCCAACAATTTTAAAAACAGATCCTTCTTTTCGCAGATATATTCTTCAAATAACAAAAGCTTACTATCCTCCAAAGAAAAAAACAGAGGACAGAATTGAGCAGCTCTATCAACAACTTTTGCAGATGCAAGAAAAATCTGACAGAAAATGGGAGGAATGGAGCAAACGCTGGCAGCAAACACAGGCAGAATGGAACAGAAAATGGGAAGAGAATGAGAAGCGCTGGGAGCAAACACAGGCAGAGTGGAACAGAAAATGGGAGGAATGGAGCAAACGCTGGGAGCAAACACAGGCAGAGTGGAACAGAAAATGGGAAGAGAATGAGAAGCGCTGGGAGCAAACACAGGCAGAATGGAACAGAAAATGGGAGGAATGGAGCAAACGCTGGGAGCAAACACAGGCAGAATGGAACAGAAAATGGGAGGAATGGAGCAAACGCTGGGAGCAAACACAGGCAGAGTGGAACAGAAAATGGGAAGAAAATGAGAAGCGCTGGGAGCAAACACAGGCAGAATGGAACAGAAAATGGGAGGAAAATGAGAAGCGCTGGGAGGAAAATCAAAGAACAATCAATGAAATTCTTAAACGGCTTGAAAAGATTGACAAAAGACATCTTTACACAATTGGTGCACTTGGTGCAAGATGGGGGCTTTATTCAGAAGAGTCTTTTCGTAATGGACTTAAAGCAATAATTGAGGAGTCTTTCGGCGTTGAAGTAATAAGGTATGTTGATTATGATCATGAGGGAGAAGTTTTTGGCAGACCAGACCAGATTGAGATTGATTTAATAGTAAGAAATGCAGAACTCATTGCCTGTGAGATTAAGTCTTCAATGAGTAAATCTGATATGTATACACTGTGGCGAAAAAAAGAATTCTATGAAAAGAAACATCAAAAAAAGGTTGACAGAGTTATTGTAATATCTCCAATGGTTGATCCTCGTGCTAAGCCAGTGGCGGAAAAGCTTGGGATAGAGATTTATACTCATTCAGATGAATTCATAGAAAAAGAAGAAAAAAATATAGAGGATATATCAAGTTAA
- a CDS encoding CBS domain-containing protein, whose protein sequence is MQIITTHLNADFDALACCMAAKKLYPEADIVLPGSMEKRVKLFFETFKPFEIKKLKEIDLDKVKTLIVVDTRSVHRIGELAQLLKKPVKVHLYDHHPKTEDDIKADFEITEQVGALASLFTEIFRKKNIPITPLEATLLCLGIYEETGCLVFPSTTERDVLAVAYLLKRGANLNIVSQFLKEELSREEVSLLNELLNSLQEYLINGIRVNIAHAVKEEPQDVSHIAHKVMDLIDTDALFLIIEMEDKILIIGRSNTPQVDVGSILSEFGGGGHWAAGSATLKERPVNLLIDELIKIIKQQVKPEKIAKDLMTTPVISVQWDRTIKEVEDMMTKYGINAMPVIKNNKYIGVITRGVVEKAIFHGLKKSRVGDFATTDAYTAEQDTPLWEIEKNMIELNQRFVPILKDDKVVGVITRTDILRNLYEELIRKFKISKPKEEIEESKKNVANLMKEFLPEEIYKILLTAGSLAEEMGYGVYLVGGSIRDLLMRKPSPDIDIVVEGDGIAFAQELSKIINGKVIPHRRFGTAKILIEIEKNGEVKRFSIDIATARTEYYESPAALPKVETSSIKKDLYRRDFTINALAVKLNTKDFGLLLDFFGGQRDIKDKKIRVLHNLSFVEDPTRAIRAIRFSEKLGFKISKHTENLIKLAVKMSIFEKLKGPRLYEELILLLKETLPHYSVKRLADYGLLKILHPSFDEKLFNELVKAHETVQGMELLFLKEKYRKEFIYLVVLLWNLKSHEREEFLKRICAPENVKKQLIENITSAEKALQNFPSEESFLEVYKLLSSLNIETIILMMIYAEEQQKRAISIYLTKLKEIKPLLRGEDLKKLGIQPGPVYKKIFDEILKEKLQGRLLSKEEEIEFVKKFGK, encoded by the coding sequence ATGCAGATAATAACAACTCACCTTAATGCTGATTTTGATGCCCTTGCCTGTTGCATGGCAGCAAAGAAGCTCTATCCAGAGGCAGATATTGTATTGCCAGGGTCGATGGAAAAGAGGGTTAAGCTTTTTTTTGAAACTTTTAAACCATTTGAAATAAAAAAATTAAAAGAAATAGATTTAGACAAGGTTAAAACCTTAATAGTTGTTGATACAAGAAGTGTTCATAGGATAGGAGAGCTTGCTCAACTATTAAAAAAGCCAGTAAAGGTGCATCTTTATGATCATCATCCGAAGACAGAGGATGACATAAAGGCAGATTTTGAGATAACAGAGCAGGTTGGTGCCCTTGCATCACTTTTTACAGAGATCTTTCGTAAAAAAAATATTCCTATTACTCCTCTTGAAGCAACTCTTCTTTGTCTTGGAATTTATGAAGAAACAGGATGCCTTGTCTTTCCATCAACAACTGAAAGAGATGTTTTAGCAGTAGCATATTTGCTAAAAAGAGGTGCAAATTTAAATATAGTGTCTCAATTTCTCAAAGAAGAACTTTCACGTGAAGAAGTATCTCTTCTTAATGAACTTTTAAATTCACTGCAGGAATACTTAATCAATGGAATAAGAGTTAACATTGCCCATGCAGTAAAAGAAGAGCCTCAGGATGTTTCTCACATTGCTCACAAAGTAATGGATCTTATTGACACAGATGCTCTTTTTCTTATTATTGAGATGGAAGATAAAATTTTGATAATCGGAAGAAGTAACACTCCACAGGTTGATGTGGGTTCAATTTTAAGTGAATTTGGAGGAGGAGGGCACTGGGCAGCAGGCAGTGCTACTTTAAAAGAAAGACCTGTTAATTTATTAATTGATGAACTCATAAAAATTATTAAGCAACAGGTAAAGCCTGAGAAAATCGCAAAAGATTTAATGACAACTCCAGTAATCTCTGTTCAATGGGACAGAACAATTAAGGAAGTTGAAGATATGATGACAAAGTATGGCATAAATGCCATGCCAGTAATTAAAAACAATAAATACATTGGTGTAATTACAAGAGGCGTTGTTGAAAAAGCAATTTTTCACGGTCTGAAAAAATCAAGAGTTGGAGATTTTGCCACAACAGATGCTTACACTGCAGAACAAGACACTCCTTTATGGGAAATAGAAAAGAACATGATTGAACTTAATCAAAGATTTGTTCCAATTCTCAAAGATGATAAAGTTGTTGGAGTTATTACAAGAACTGACATATTGCGTAATTTATATGAGGAGCTGATAAGAAAGTTCAAGATTTCAAAACCTAAGGAAGAAATTGAAGAATCTAAAAAAAATGTAGCAAACTTGATGAAAGAGTTTCTTCCTGAAGAAATTTATAAAATTCTCCTCACTGCAGGAAGTCTTGCAGAAGAAATGGGATACGGAGTTTATTTAGTAGGCGGTTCAATAAGAGACCTCCTTATGAGAAAACCAAGTCCTGACATAGATATTGTAGTTGAAGGAGATGGAATAGCTTTTGCTCAAGAACTTTCAAAAATAATAAACGGCAAAGTAATTCCTCATCGAAGGTTTGGCACTGCCAAGATTTTAATAGAAATTGAAAAAAATGGCGAAGTTAAAAGATTCTCCATAGATATTGCTACTGCCAGAACAGAATATTATGAGTCTCCTGCAGCTTTACCAAAGGTAGAGACTTCATCTATAAAAAAAGATCTATACAGAAGAGATTTTACGATAAATGCTCTGGCTGTTAAACTTAATACAAAAGATTTTGGTTTGCTTTTAGATTTTTTTGGTGGACAAAGAGATATAAAAGATAAAAAAATCAGAGTGCTTCATAATTTAAGCTTTGTAGAAGACCCTACAAGAGCCATAAGAGCCATAAGATTTTCAGAAAAGTTGGGATTTAAAATATCTAAACATACTGAAAATTTGATAAAACTTGCAGTTAAAATGAGCATTTTTGAGAAACTTAAAGGACCAAGACTTTATGAAGAGCTGATTTTACTTTTAAAAGAAACTTTACCTCATTATTCAGTAAAAAGACTTGCAGATTATGGCTTGCTCAAAATTCTTCATCCCTCTTTTGATGAAAAGCTTTTTAATGAGCTTGTTAAAGCTCATGAAACTGTTCAAGGCATGGAACTACTTTTTTTGAAAGAAAAATATAGGAAAGAATTCATTTACTTAGTGGTGCTTTTGTGGAATCTTAAGTCGCACGAAAGGGAAGAATTTCTTAAAAGAATATGCGCTCCAGAGAATGTAAAAAAACAACTTATTGAAAACATTACTTCAGCTGAGAAAGCCTTACAGAATTTTCCTTCTGAGGAATCCTTTTTAGAAGTATATAAGCTTTTAAGCTCTTTAAATATAGAAACAATAATTTTGATGATGATTTATGCAGAGGAGCAACAAAAAAGGGCAATTTCAATTTATCTTACAAAATTAAAAGAAATAAAACCTCTTTTGCGGGGAGAAGATTTAAAAAAACTTGGAATTCAGCCAGGTCCTGTATACAAAAAAATTTTTGATGAAATTTTAAAGGAAAAACTTCAGGGCAGACTTCTTTCAAAAGAAGAAGAGATAGAATTTGTAAAAAAGTTTGGAAAATAA
- a CDS encoding glycosyltransferase family 4 protein yields MKIAFIKRNFSYHGGAEKYLSTLIEAFKKKEWEIHIFANKWITHEEVVFHKVPILPLGSFLKAYSFNHNLKINLKEFDCVISFERTTNQHIYRAGEGCHRRWLELRSLIESEIKKLSFKLNPLHRYYLRLEREIFEKTPLIIANSHMVKNEIINYYGIPSSKITVIYNGVDTEKFSPENRKKNSQLRHTLKLPDGRKIILFVGSGFKRKGLFTLLKAMAILNHKPYLLLIIGKGDIKRYMKISKNLGIEDKVFFMGTRKDIESFYGIADLFVLPTIYDPFSNATIEAMASGIPVITTTNNGVAELIEEGKEGFIIKNPFAHEELADKINTAMGNTKKMGEFARKKAEHFTIQRTVEEFTGCIKKFLS; encoded by the coding sequence ATGAAAATTGCTTTCATAAAAAGAAACTTCTCCTATCATGGTGGCGCAGAAAAATATCTTTCCACCCTTATAGAGGCTTTTAAAAAAAAAGAATGGGAAATTCATATATTTGCAAACAAATGGATAACACATGAAGAAGTAGTATTTCATAAAGTTCCAATTCTGCCATTAGGATCATTTTTGAAAGCTTATAGCTTCAACCACAATCTCAAAATTAATCTTAAAGAGTTCGATTGTGTTATTAGCTTTGAGAGAACCACAAATCAGCATATTTACAGAGCTGGAGAAGGATGTCATAGAAGATGGCTTGAATTACGCTCTTTAATTGAATCTGAAATAAAAAAACTATCATTTAAACTGAATCCCCTTCACAGGTATTATCTAAGGCTTGAAAGGGAAATCTTTGAGAAAACTCCATTAATCATTGCAAACTCCCATATGGTAAAAAATGAAATAATTAATTACTATGGAATCCCTTCTTCAAAAATTACAGTAATTTACAATGGCGTTGATACTGAGAAATTCTCACCGGAAAATAGAAAAAAAAATAGTCAATTAAGACATACACTTAAACTGCCAGATGGCAGGAAAATTATTCTTTTCGTTGGTTCAGGTTTTAAAAGAAAGGGACTTTTTACCCTTCTTAAAGCAATGGCGATTTTGAATCATAAACCATATCTGCTTCTTATTATAGGTAAAGGAGATATAAAAAGATACATGAAGATATCTAAAAATCTTGGTATTGAAGATAAGGTTTTTTTTATGGGCACAAGAAAAGACATTGAGAGCTTTTATGGCATTGCAGACCTTTTTGTTCTTCCAACAATTTATGATCCTTTTAGCAATGCTACCATTGAAGCAATGGCATCGGGAATTCCAGTAATTACAACTACAAACAATGGTGTGGCAGAATTAATTGAAGAGGGGAAAGAGGGCTTTATCATAAAAAATCCCTTTGCACATGAGGAGCTTGCAGATAAGATAAACACTGCCATGGGGAATACTAAAAAAATGGGAGAGTTTGCAAGGAAAAAAGCAGAACATTTTACCATTCAAAGAACTGTAGAGGAGTTCACCGGATGTATAAAAAAATTCTTGTCATAA
- the rfaQ gene encoding putative lipopolysaccharide heptosyltransferase III: MYKKILVIKLRHIGDVLITTPVFKALRENFQNSFIAALVNQGTEAVLEKNPYIDKIITYDKGIKKLPAFKRYIEEMRFLMDIRKIGFDTTIELTGGDRAAVISYFSGAKKRIGIKSRGFFGKKHLYTEIFEINWHKHTVLQNLEVLEKMGLTIGKPEVILNVTEEEKTWAKNLIFPCYSDHSFCHSEQKQKISSFNKKLIHIHPTSRWLFKCWKDEYMAEVIKWLISSGHRVVLTSSRDDRELKKIESILSYIPSFSSEPIGYAQEKSPIINLAGKLTLRQLIAVSSICDFYFGIDTAPMHIAAALGKPVIALFGPSGAFHWGPWDNEAIEKPYPQRNGIQRFGKNIVIQRNWSCIPCGQDGCGGSKISKCLFDIKPEEVIEVLKNVLS; the protein is encoded by the coding sequence ATGTATAAAAAAATTCTTGTCATAAAGCTTCGTCATATAGGAGATGTTTTAATTACAACGCCTGTTTTCAAAGCTTTAAGAGAAAATTTTCAGAATTCCTTTATTGCTGCATTAGTAAACCAAGGTACAGAGGCTGTCCTTGAGAAAAATCCTTACATAGACAAGATTATCACCTATGACAAAGGAATAAAAAAATTACCTGCTTTTAAAAGATATATTGAGGAGATGAGATTTCTGATGGATATACGAAAGATTGGGTTTGATACCACTATAGAGCTTACAGGAGGAGACAGAGCAGCAGTAATATCCTATTTTTCAGGAGCTAAAAAAAGAATTGGCATAAAATCAAGAGGATTTTTTGGGAAAAAACATCTTTATACTGAGATTTTTGAAATAAACTGGCATAAACATACAGTGCTTCAGAATCTTGAAGTTCTTGAAAAAATGGGGCTAACAATCGGAAAACCTGAAGTAATTCTTAATGTTACAGAAGAAGAAAAAACTTGGGCAAAAAACCTGATTTTTCCTTGTTATTCCGATCATTCATTTTGTCATTCCGAGCAAAAGCAAAAAATCTCTTCCTTTAACAAAAAACTCATCCATATTCATCCTACATCCCGCTGGCTTTTTAAATGTTGGAAGGATGAATACATGGCAGAAGTTATAAAGTGGTTGATTTCCAGTGGACACAGAGTTGTTCTTACTTCATCCCGAGATGATAGAGAACTTAAAAAGATTGAATCAATTCTTTCATATATTCCTTCTTTTAGTTCTGAGCCCATCGGCTACGCTCAGGAAAAATCTCCCATAATCAATCTTGCAGGTAAACTAACCCTGAGGCAACTCATAGCAGTCTCATCAATTTGTGATTTTTACTTTGGCATAGACACAGCACCAATGCACATAGCAGCAGCATTAGGCAAGCCGGTTATAGCACTTTTTGGTCCAAGTGGAGCATTCCATTGGGGTCCGTGGGATAATGAAGCAATTGAGAAACCTTATCCTCAAAGAAATGGCATCCAGAGATTTGGCAAAAATATAGTAATTCAGAGAAACTGGAGTTGCATTCCCTGTGGTCAGGATGGTTGCGGAGGCTCAAAAATAAGCAAATGCCTCTTTGACATAAAACCTGAGGAAGTAATTGAGGTTCTAAAAAACGTATTAAGTTGA
- a CDS encoding glycosyltransferase family 9 protein, whose translation MFIIYRFPKLILKRILKYKKPNNPKKILIIHQLFLGDTLMTTSLLAKIRKNFPTADIYYAMPEVFIKLYSTNPYGVVPVGFNVFKWKTFLNLLKLPKFDWAIIPGDNRYGWTAFAIGAKWITGFAGDTPRYKNWCFDELKSIPNIPQSWSDILTNLVEGIDPDPFNFKEWPQPSYKPFKMPPAKYVLLHIGAKSRLKLWDNQKWKKIIEYLKQYHLKIALSCGPNEKECLNGIDINDPNIFLYPGNLDLVQMWELIKKACLLISVDNGIAHLSKIIGTPTICLFGPASAILFDKGRFWQYCPFLSISKPIKCRNQNKMFKRNINWIQTCQRLPHQCSEAKCMEIIEVEDITNAAEFFIKKCCE comes from the coding sequence TTGTTTATAATTTATAGATTTCCGAAATTAATTTTAAAAAGGATTTTAAAATATAAAAAACCCAACAATCCTAAAAAAATATTAATTATTCATCAACTATTTTTGGGAGATACATTGATGACCACTTCTTTATTAGCAAAGATAAGAAAAAATTTTCCTACAGCTGATATATATTATGCTATGCCTGAAGTGTTTATAAAACTGTATTCTACAAATCCTTATGGTGTAGTTCCTGTAGGATTTAATGTATTTAAGTGGAAAACATTTTTAAATTTGTTGAAACTACCTAAATTTGATTGGGCAATAATTCCGGGTGATAATAGGTATGGATGGACAGCTTTCGCTATAGGAGCAAAATGGATTACAGGATTTGCTGGAGATACTCCTAGATATAAAAATTGGTGTTTTGATGAGCTTAAATCTATTCCTAATATTCCTCAATCATGGTCTGATATTCTTACAAACCTTGTGGAAGGAATAGACCCTGACCCATTTAATTTTAAAGAATGGCCACAGCCTTCTTATAAACCATTTAAAATGCCACCAGCTAAATATGTATTATTACATATAGGAGCAAAATCCAGACTTAAATTATGGGACAATCAAAAATGGAAAAAAATTATAGAATATTTAAAACAATATCATCTAAAGATAGCCCTAAGTTGCGGGCCAAATGAAAAAGAATGTTTAAATGGAATAGACATAAATGATCCTAATATTTTTCTTTATCCAGGAAATCTCGATCTTGTTCAAATGTGGGAACTCATAAAAAAAGCATGTTTATTAATCTCTGTAGATAATGGAATTGCTCATTTATCCAAGATAATTGGAACCCCAACTATTTGTCTTTTTGGTCCAGCTTCTGCTATATTATTCGATAAAGGACGATTTTGGCAATATTGTCCTTTTCTCTCAATTTCAAAACCTATAAAGTGTAGAAATCAAAATAAAATGTTTAAAAGAAATATCAACTGGATCCAAACATGTCAAAGACTACCACATCAATGTTCAGAGGCAAAATGTATGGAAATAATAGAAGTAGAAGACATAACCAACGCTGCAGAATTTTTTATTAAAAAATGTTGCGAATAG
- a CDS encoding polysaccharide deacetylase family protein codes for MDNYIYAYPVLKKYKMKALLFVATEFITDLELKRDSLNPLSHKQMWRLAFSERKHEVMCTWNELREMQYEGVFDIQSHGPTHKTPDFIEMADYQTLENDLRIGKELLIKNLGKEPLHLAWPRGVYDSKAVKIAKKLGFKALYTTQRGANTDDLFHIKRLAIKNKGIGWLNKKLIIYSSSLLSKIYYRIRF; via the coding sequence GTGGATAACTATATTTACGCCTATCCAGTTCTCAAAAAATACAAAATGAAAGCATTGCTTTTTGTAGCAACAGAGTTCATAACGGATTTAGAGCTTAAAAGAGACAGTCTTAACCCTCTTTCTCATAAACAAATGTGGAGGCTTGCTTTTTCAGAAAGAAAGCATGAAGTTATGTGCACATGGAATGAACTCAGGGAAATGCAGTATGAAGGTGTTTTTGATATACAGAGTCATGGACCCACACATAAAACGCCTGATTTCATAGAAATGGCTGATTATCAGACACTGGAAAATGATTTAAGAATAGGGAAAGAATTATTAATTAAAAATCTCGGGAAAGAGCCTCTTCATCTTGCCTGGCCCAGAGGAGTTTATGACAGTAAAGCAGTAAAAATAGCAAAAAAACTCGGATTTAAAGCTCTCTATACAACTCAAAGAGGAGCAAATACAGATGATCTCTTTCATATTAAAAGACTGGCTATAAAAAACAAAGGCATAGGATGGCTTAATAAGAAATTAATCATTTATAGCTCTTCACTATTAAGCAAAATCTATTATAGAATAAGATTTTAA
- a CDS encoding NrpR regulatory domain-containing protein translates to MNRTLIAILKILAKENKIIGSKEIAKRLKMYGINLSERTVRYHLKILDERGLTKIFGKEGRIITEKGRQELDTAITVEKVGFIINKIETLSYLSDFDINSCKGKIIVNLSYIPKNKLKKALKSMENVFNSSLVMSNRIVFIEKDDEAVLPDEHVCIGTVCSVTLNAILLKHGIPVISKFGGVLEIKDGLPYKFSALIRYDGTSLDPLEIFIRGKMTNVSGAIKNGYGRVLASFREIPAVCLNKVKEIYSTMQEKGFQGILVFGEPNQTLLDIPVGIDRVGIIVVGGLNPIAAVEETGIQTYTSAISTLYDYQAMIDFKELSNELK, encoded by the coding sequence ATGAATCGAACACTTATTGCTATCTTAAAAATTCTTGCAAAGGAAAACAAAATAATAGGTTCAAAAGAAATTGCAAAAAGGCTTAAGATGTATGGAATAAATCTATCAGAAAGAACAGTAAGATATCATCTGAAAATTCTTGATGAAAGAGGCTTAACAAAAATTTTTGGTAAAGAAGGCAGAATTATTACTGAAAAAGGAAGACAAGAGCTTGACACTGCAATTACAGTTGAAAAAGTTGGATTTATAATAAATAAGATTGAAACTTTGAGTTATCTTTCTGATTTTGATATAAATTCCTGTAAAGGCAAAATTATTGTCAATCTAAGTTACATTCCAAAGAACAAACTAAAAAAAGCTCTTAAATCAATGGAAAATGTTTTTAATTCATCCCTTGTAATGAGTAACAGGATTGTTTTTATTGAAAAAGATGATGAAGCTGTTTTGCCTGACGAACATGTTTGTATAGGAACAGTATGCAGTGTTACTCTTAATGCTATTTTATTAAAACATGGAATACCTGTTATTTCAAAATTTGGCGGAGTCCTTGAAATAAAAGATGGATTGCCTTATAAATTTAGTGCTCTTATAAGATATGATGGAACATCTCTTGATCCGCTGGAAATATTTATAAGAGGTAAGATGACCAATGTTTCAGGTGCCATAAAAAACGGTTATGGAAGAGTTCTTGCAAGTTTTAGAGAAATTCCAGCAGTATGTCTTAACAAAGTAAAAGAGATTTATTCAACCATGCAGGAAAAAGGCTTTCAGGGAATTCTTGTGTTTGGTGAGCCAAATCAAACTCTGCTTGACATTCCTGTTGGAATAGACCGTGTTGGCATTATAGTGGTAGGAGGATTAAATCCCATTGCAGCAGTTGAAGAAACTGGTATTCAAACATACACTTCAGCTATTTCAACTCTTTATGATTATCAAGCAATGATTGATTTCAAAGAACTTAGCAACGAACTTAAATAA